Proteins from a genomic interval of Vanacampus margaritifer isolate UIUO_Vmar chromosome 4, RoL_Vmar_1.0, whole genome shotgun sequence:
- the LOC144050489 gene encoding adenosine receptor A3 isoform X1, which translates to MSCHFDVLMVDPTSPTGYSLKSGQGLQTGPARRTTQVKTRPSWTMTAFLNETDLLGNLAVLLPTIDSHFNRTPASRAELLSNQPLAPLCTVCCCGFLNRAFAVAFMVSLTFAIVVGNVITLIVFVQTRQSRTPQGYLKVSLALADMMVGVLVVPFSVYTEVSLMLTYTPPVWYQKVSATPLSGQRNPWQPCMLIGPVFAGCTFVSISTIFLMTVERSVAILRPLHKDALVTRRRTLLLILLSWAASFLLALAPLLFSSNFTLEYNECSRMCNYSPLLLGNQLPRDANILLLFPVFDFTLLGATLAVNIMSFTSIRQYSRRRKLLSEGSLADGGGGAGGGGACPHRPSFSDIKAAKTISILTFAFTASFSPIAVFVLGNVVGYAWCNFSFVAFWILTANSCCNVIIYSVRDHRFRKGVTLLFQRDRCPPQEEKT; encoded by the exons ATGAGTTGCCATTTTGATGTCTTGATGGTGGATCCCACTTCCCCAACAGGTTATTCCCTGAAGTCAGGACAAGGTCTCCAGACTGGCCCCGCCAGACGAACAACACAAGTGAAGACCAGACCATCCTGGACCATGACTGCTTTTCTGAACGAAACCGATTTGCTTGGGAATTTAGCCGTTCTTCTGCCGACCATAGACTCCCACTTTAACCGGACTCCAGCTTCTCGGGCAGAACTTCTATCGAACCAGCCGTTGGCTCCTCTTTGTACCGTCTGCTGCTGCGGCTTTCTCAATCGTGCCTTTGCAGTTGCGTTCATGGTCAGCCTGACTTTTGCAATAGTGGTCGGGAATGTGATCACTCTGATTGTATTTGTGCAGACGAGACAGTCCAGGACTCCACAAGGCTACTTGAAAG TGTCTCTGGCTCTCGCCGACATGATGGTGGGCGTCCTCGTGGTCCCTTTCTCCGTTTACACGGAAGTCTCACTGATGCTAACCTACACGCCTCCCGTTTGGTACCAAAAGGTTTCCGCCACCCCTCTAAGCGGACAGAGGAACCCCTGGCAGCCCTGCATGCTGATTGGACCCGTGTTCGCCGGGTGCACGTTTGTCTCCATCAGCACCATCTTCCTCATGACGGTGGAGCGAAGCGTGGCCATCCTGCGGCCGCTGCACAAGGACGCCTTGGTGACGCGGAGGAGAACGCTTCTCCTCATCCTGCTCTCGTGGGCTGCCAGCTTTCTCCTGGCTCTGGCGCCGCTTTTATTCAGCAGCAACTTCACGTTAGAGTACAACGAGTGTAGCCGGATGTGCAACTACTCCCCGCTGTTGCTCGGCAACCAGCTGCCACGTGACGCCAACATCCTCCTGTTATTCCCAGTGTTTGACTTCACTCTTCTCGGCGCAACGTTGGCCGTCAACATTATGTCGTTCACAAGCATCAGGCAGTACTCCCGGAGACGCAAACTTCTCTCCGAAGGGAGTTTggctgatggaggaggaggagcaggagggggaggggcatgTCCCCACAGACCCTCCTTTTCAGACATTAAGGCCGCTAAGACGATAAGCATTTTAACATTTGCGTTCACCGCATCCTTCTCTCCAATTGCGGTATTTGTTCTGGGCAACGTGGTGGGATACGCCTGGTGCAACTTCTCCTTTGTTGCCTTCTGGATTCTAACGGCAAACAGCTGCTGTAATGTGATCATCTACAGCGTCAGGGACCATCGTTTTCGGAAGGGGGTGACATTACTTTTTCAGCGTGATCGTTGTCCCCCGCAGGAGGAGAAAACCTGA
- the LOC144050489 gene encoding adenosine receptor A3 isoform X2 produces MTAFLNETDLLGNLAVLLPTIDSHFNRTPASRAELLSNQPLAPLCTVCCCGFLNRAFAVAFMVSLTFAIVVGNVITLIVFVQTRQSRTPQGYLKVSLALADMMVGVLVVPFSVYTEVSLMLTYTPPVWYQKVSATPLSGQRNPWQPCMLIGPVFAGCTFVSISTIFLMTVERSVAILRPLHKDALVTRRRTLLLILLSWAASFLLALAPLLFSSNFTLEYNECSRMCNYSPLLLGNQLPRDANILLLFPVFDFTLLGATLAVNIMSFTSIRQYSRRRKLLSEGSLADGGGGAGGGGACPHRPSFSDIKAAKTISILTFAFTASFSPIAVFVLGNVVGYAWCNFSFVAFWILTANSCCNVIIYSVRDHRFRKGVTLLFQRDRCPPQEEKT; encoded by the exons ATGACTGCTTTTCTGAACGAAACCGATTTGCTTGGGAATTTAGCCGTTCTTCTGCCGACCATAGACTCCCACTTTAACCGGACTCCAGCTTCTCGGGCAGAACTTCTATCGAACCAGCCGTTGGCTCCTCTTTGTACCGTCTGCTGCTGCGGCTTTCTCAATCGTGCCTTTGCAGTTGCGTTCATGGTCAGCCTGACTTTTGCAATAGTGGTCGGGAATGTGATCACTCTGATTGTATTTGTGCAGACGAGACAGTCCAGGACTCCACAAGGCTACTTGAAAG TGTCTCTGGCTCTCGCCGACATGATGGTGGGCGTCCTCGTGGTCCCTTTCTCCGTTTACACGGAAGTCTCACTGATGCTAACCTACACGCCTCCCGTTTGGTACCAAAAGGTTTCCGCCACCCCTCTAAGCGGACAGAGGAACCCCTGGCAGCCCTGCATGCTGATTGGACCCGTGTTCGCCGGGTGCACGTTTGTCTCCATCAGCACCATCTTCCTCATGACGGTGGAGCGAAGCGTGGCCATCCTGCGGCCGCTGCACAAGGACGCCTTGGTGACGCGGAGGAGAACGCTTCTCCTCATCCTGCTCTCGTGGGCTGCCAGCTTTCTCCTGGCTCTGGCGCCGCTTTTATTCAGCAGCAACTTCACGTTAGAGTACAACGAGTGTAGCCGGATGTGCAACTACTCCCCGCTGTTGCTCGGCAACCAGCTGCCACGTGACGCCAACATCCTCCTGTTATTCCCAGTGTTTGACTTCACTCTTCTCGGCGCAACGTTGGCCGTCAACATTATGTCGTTCACAAGCATCAGGCAGTACTCCCGGAGACGCAAACTTCTCTCCGAAGGGAGTTTggctgatggaggaggaggagcaggagggggaggggcatgTCCCCACAGACCCTCCTTTTCAGACATTAAGGCCGCTAAGACGATAAGCATTTTAACATTTGCGTTCACCGCATCCTTCTCTCCAATTGCGGTATTTGTTCTGGGCAACGTGGTGGGATACGCCTGGTGCAACTTCTCCTTTGTTGCCTTCTGGATTCTAACGGCAAACAGCTGCTGTAATGTGATCATCTACAGCGTCAGGGACCATCGTTTTCGGAAGGGGGTGACATTACTTTTTCAGCGTGATCGTTGTCCCCCGCAGGAGGAGAAAACCTGA
- the dhodh gene encoding dihydroorotate dehydrogenase (quinone), mitochondrial isoform X2 has product MISLGLVPLNRYQDPESLGVNVLGLKFKNPVGIAAGFDKHGEAVDGLYKIGFGFVEVGTITPKPQDGNPKPRVFRLAADRAIINRYGFNSCGVLEAQQRLKVREGVQQEQTKAGLPLGINLGKNKQSQDARADYLEGLRVLGPLADYLVVNVSSPNTPGLRDLQGKAELRRLLHAVLTERDAMQGRRKPPVLVKIAPDLSAQDKQDIADVVTELGVDGLMVSNTTVSRPEVLQDPQRCQTGGLSGQPLKDMSTNTVREMYRLTKGKVTIIGIGGVASGQDAMDKIRAGASLVQLYTALAYQGPPVVTKIKRELELLLKEQGFGSVSEAVGADHR; this is encoded by the exons GGAGTTAACGTCCTGGGCTTAAAGTTCAAAAACCCCGTTGGCATCGCGGCTGGCTTCGATAAGCACGGGGAAGCGGTGGACGGCTTGTACAAGATAGGCTTTGGCTTTGTGGAAGTTGGGACCATCACTCCCAAACCGCAAGACGGCAACCCTAAACCACGTGTGTTCCGACTAGCAGCAGACCGTGCCATCATCAACAG ATATGGTTTCAACAGCTGTGGTGTTCTAGAAGCTCAACAGAGGTTGAAGGTTCGAGAGGGAGTTCAACAAGAGCAAACAAAAG CCGGCCTTCCCCTGGGCATCAACCTGGGGAAGAACAAGCAGTCCCAGGATGCGAGGGCAGATTACTTGGAGGGGTTGAGAGTGCTGGGCCCGCTGGCTGACTATCTTGTGGTAAATGTCAGCAGTCCCAATACGCCAGGCCTCCGCGACCTGCAAGGCAAAGCTGAGCTGCGCCGTCTCCTGCATGCG GTGTTGACGGAGCGGGATGCGATGCAGGGAAGACGCAAGCCTCCTGTCCTGGTCAAGATCGCTCCTGATCTCAGCGCGCAGGACAAACAGGACATTGCTGACGTCGTTACTGAG CTTGGAGTGGACGGCTTAATGGTGTCCAACACCACCGTGTCCCGGCCAGAGGTGCTACAAGACCCTCAAAGGTGCCAGACTGGCGGTCTGAGTGGGCAGCCTCTCAAGGACATGTCCACAAACACTGTCAGGGAAATGTACAGACTCACGAAAG GCAAAGTGACAATCATTGGAATTGGCGGCGTGGCCAGCGGACAGGACGCGATGGATAAAATCCGTGCTGGTGCATCATTGGTGCAGCTTTACACAGCTTTGGCCTACCAGGGTCCGCCTGTGGTGACCAAGATAAAGCGGGAGTTGGAACTGCTTCTCAA AGAACAAGGATTTGGCAGTGTTTCTGAGGCCGTCGGAGCAGACCACAGATGA